From Trichoplusia ni isolate ovarian cell line Hi5 chromosome 20, tn1, whole genome shotgun sequence, a single genomic window includes:
- the LOC113503950 gene encoding uncharacterized protein LOC113503950: protein MWSDNGTTFVGASRELQQLKAIQPTIAEQLEANGTEWHFIPPHSPNFGGLWEAGVKSTKFHLKRVIGDATLTYEELTTLLSQIEACLNSRPMSTINVDDPGEPMPLKPGHFLIGEPLANVPDYGNSSNACYKSFGDVGLTSIWLR from the coding sequence ATGTGGAGTGATAATGGCACCACATTCGTAGGTGCCTCAAGGGAGTTGCAACAATTAAAGGCCATCCAACCGACCATAGCCGAACAGCTCGAGGCTAATGGTACCGAGTGGCACTTCATTCCTCCTCATAGTCCCAACTTTGGAGGACTTTGGGAGGCCGGAGTGAAGTCCACAAAGTTTCACTTGAAACGAGTGATTGGTGACGCGACACTCACGTACGAAGAACTGACTACGCTTCTTAGTCAGATAGAAGCGTGTTTAAACTCACGGCCCATGAGTACAATCAATGTCGACGATCCTGGTGAACCAATGCCATTAAAGCCTGGACATTTTCTAATTGGAGAGCCATTAGCGAATGTACCAGATTATGGCAATTCATCCAACGCATGCTACAAGAGTTTTGGAGACGTTGGTCTCACCAGTATTTGGCTACGTTGA
- the LOC113503951 gene encoding uncharacterized protein LOC113503951 encodes MWSDNGTTFVGASRELQQLKAIQPTIAEQLEANGTEWHFIPPHSPNFGGLWEAGVKSTKFHLKRVIGDATLTYEELTTLLSQIEACLNSRPMSTINVDDPGEPMPLKPGHFLIGEPLANVPDYGNSSNACYKSFGDVGLTIKEDDLPPSRWLMGRIVDKHPGDDNITRVVT; translated from the exons ATGTGGAGTGATAATGGCACCACATTCGTAGGTGCCTCAAGGGAGTTGCAACAATTAAAGGCCATCCAACCGACCATAGCCGAACAGCTCGAGGCTAATGGTACCGAGTGGCACTTCATTCCTCCTCATAGTCCCAACTTTGGAGGACTTTGGGAGGCCGGAGTGAAGTCCACAAAGTTTCACTTGAAACGAGTGATTGGTGACGCGACACTCACGTACGAAGAACTGACTACGCTTCTTAGTCAGATAGAAGCGTGTTTAAACTCACGGCCCATGAGTACAATCAATGTCGACGATCCTGGTGAACCAATGCCATTAAAGCCTGGACATTTTCTAATTGGAGAGCCATTAGCGAATGTACCAGATTATGGCAATTCATCCAACGCATGCTACAAGAGTTTTGGAGACGTTGGTCTCACCA TCAAAGAAGACGATTTACCGCCAAGTCGTTGGTTGATGGGTAGAATAGTAGACAAACATCCTGGTGATGATAATATCACCCGCGTCGTCACGTAA